A section of the Alkalihalobacillus sp. LMS39 genome encodes:
- a CDS encoding Mrp/NBP35 family ATP-binding protein, protein MITEEQVVESLKKIVDPAFNKSIVDTKGIREIKVKDEKHVSVKIAIANAGSAEQMEIQQKVVAVLKEAGAESVGLRFEKLMDDEVKALGGNKQSAPSTGGLLSETSNTTFIAVTSGKGGVGKSTVSVNLATTLAALGKKVGIIDADIYGFSVPDMMGIEDRPKVKGERIFPVERFNVKVISMGFFVEDNSPVIWRGPMLGKMLNNFFSEVEWGDLDYLILDLPPGTGDVALDVHTMLPHSKEIIVTTPHATAAFVAARAGAMAIKTHHEILGVVENMSYFESKVTGEKEYVFGQGGGERLAEELKTELLGQIPVGQPEIDKENFAPSIYKESHPIGQIYIEMAKRIIEKNEK, encoded by the coding sequence TTGATAACAGAAGAACAAGTTGTAGAATCACTAAAAAAAATAGTGGATCCAGCATTTAATAAGAGTATTGTCGACACAAAAGGAATTCGTGAAATTAAAGTGAAAGATGAAAAACATGTAAGTGTAAAAATAGCGATTGCCAATGCAGGTTCTGCAGAACAAATGGAAATTCAACAAAAAGTCGTTGCTGTTTTAAAAGAAGCAGGAGCAGAATCTGTTGGCTTACGATTTGAGAAATTAATGGATGATGAAGTGAAGGCGCTTGGTGGGAATAAACAAAGTGCTCCTTCTACAGGTGGTTTATTATCAGAAACAAGCAACACGACTTTTATTGCCGTTACAAGTGGAAAAGGTGGAGTTGGTAAATCAACGGTTTCTGTTAACTTAGCGACAACGTTAGCTGCTTTGGGAAAAAAAGTTGGGATTATTGATGCTGATATTTATGGATTCAGTGTACCAGATATGATGGGAATTGAAGATAGACCGAAAGTAAAGGGCGAACGAATTTTCCCTGTTGAACGCTTTAATGTGAAAGTCATCTCGATGGGCTTTTTTGTTGAAGATAATTCGCCTGTCATTTGGAGAGGACCGATGTTAGGAAAGATGTTAAATAATTTCTTTAGTGAAGTCGAATGGGGTGACCTTGACTATTTAATTTTGGACTTGCCACCTGGAACTGGTGATGTAGCGCTTGATGTACATACAATGTTACCGCATTCAAAAGAAATTATTGTAACAACACCACATGCAACAGCTGCTTTTGTTGCTGCTCGGGCAGGGGCAATGGCTATAAAAACACACCACGAAATTTTAGGCGTCGTGGAAAATATGTCTTATTTTGAAAGCAAAGTGACAGGTGAAAAAGAATATGTGTTTGGACAAGGCGGAGGAGAACGATTAGCAGAGGAGTTGAAAACTGAGCTTCTCGGACAAATTCCGGTAGGACAACCAGAAATTGATAAGGAAAATTTTGCCCCGTCCATTTATAAAGAAAGCCATCCGATAGGTCAAATTTATATCGAAATGGCGAAACGCATTATTGAAAAAAATGAAAAATAA
- the gerD gene encoding spore germination lipoprotein GerD — translation MKLMRRLLVITVVIFFCSSCAQAEGGNSQPPDYENMKKMMVDMLKTDEGKQAIQELMTDEELKQEIIMEQALVRKTIQDTLTSEQGRKFWQEVMQDPEFAKTFAETIQKENEDILKTLMKDPEYQDMMMDILKDPEMERAALDLMKTKEYRQQVMVIMTDAFESPYFKAQLTELLEQIVQDHLEQPEESGSGGGQEEEGDDS, via the coding sequence ATGAAACTCATGAGGAGACTGCTCGTCATTACAGTCGTGATATTCTTTTGTTCGTCATGCGCCCAAGCCGAAGGGGGAAATTCACAACCGCCGGATTATGAAAACATGAAAAAAATGATGGTCGACATGCTTAAAACAGATGAAGGCAAGCAAGCCATCCAAGAACTTATGACAGATGAAGAGCTTAAACAAGAAATTATTATGGAACAAGCATTAGTTAGAAAAACGATTCAAGATACGTTAACATCTGAACAAGGACGAAAGTTTTGGCAGGAAGTGATGCAAGACCCGGAGTTTGCAAAAACATTTGCTGAAACTATACAGAAGGAAAATGAAGATATATTAAAAACATTAATGAAAGATCCTGAGTATCAAGATATGATGATGGATATATTAAAAGACCCTGAAATGGAACGAGCCGCCCTCGACTTAATGAAAACGAAAGAATATCGCCAACAAGTTATGGTGATTATGACAGATGCTTTTGAAAGCCCATATTTTAAAGCTCAACTTACTGAGCTCCTTGAACAAATTGTTCAAGACCACCTCGAACAACCCGAAGAAAGCGGAAGTGGTGGCGGTCAAGAAGAAGAAGGCGACGATAGTTAA
- a CDS encoding KinB-signaling pathway activation protein → MNSRKVVYLFFTTLLIGSISGAIVGLALEWSVYVQEGFLNFLFGLIWLLGISAAFSLISQMGFFAYLTLHRFGLGLFKTTKLWNNVQIVIIAFVIFDLIYLRYISFRTEQETIFHYMIMPVLLLLYGLIVAYIKAKQTNQGAFIPALFFITVVTTIEWVPALTANDPKWLWIYFAPLIAGNTWQLLVLHRLTGQGKDRS, encoded by the coding sequence TTGAATAGTCGTAAAGTGGTTTATTTATTTTTTACTACTCTCCTTATCGGAAGTATTAGTGGAGCAATTGTTGGTTTAGCTTTGGAATGGTCAGTGTACGTTCAGGAAGGTTTTTTAAATTTTTTATTCGGTTTAATTTGGTTGTTAGGTATTAGTGCCGCTTTTAGTTTAATTAGTCAAATGGGCTTTTTTGCTTATCTTACGTTGCATCGTTTTGGATTAGGGTTATTTAAAACTACAAAATTGTGGAATAATGTTCAAATTGTTATTATCGCTTTTGTTATCTTTGATTTGATTTACTTACGTTATATTAGTTTTAGAACGGAACAAGAAACGATATTCCATTACATGATAATGCCAGTTTTATTGCTTTTATATGGGCTAATCGTTGCTTATATTAAAGCGAAGCAAACAAATCAGGGTGCTTTTATTCCTGCCCTTTTCTTTATTACTGTTGTCACAACAATTGAGTGGGTCCCAGCGTTAACGGCAAATGACCCTAAATGGCTATGGATTTATTTTGCACCATTGATAGCGGGAAATACGTGGCAATTGCTAGTGTTACATCGTTTAACAGGACAAGGAAAAGACCGGTCATAA
- the pdaB gene encoding polysaccharide deacetylase family sporulation protein PdaB: MKFFWIWNGKKMKQVSIIIIAAFFTAGVLFVERNELMVFTTPEGPQAFYKGNGEDNKVSLTFNISWGEERAVPILDILQEKEITATFFVSAAWAERYPELIERIIDDGHEVGNHGYRYENYTSWDDDKIKKDIRNSDQILQELTSEKLSLLRPPNGQFDKRVLSIADSLDYSVVHWSVNGKDYENPGVDVIVDNIVSSTNSGDVLLLHASDSAKQTHEALPIIIEKLTNDGFSFVTVSELMSGADTETEQIN; the protein is encoded by the coding sequence TTGAAGTTTTTTTGGATTTGGAACGGAAAGAAAATGAAACAAGTATCTATTATCATCATTGCTGCTTTTTTTACAGCTGGTGTCTTGTTTGTAGAACGAAATGAACTTATGGTTTTTACTACACCAGAAGGACCTCAAGCATTTTATAAAGGCAATGGGGAAGATAACAAAGTTAGTTTAACGTTTAATATTAGCTGGGGAGAAGAACGCGCTGTCCCAATTCTTGATATTCTTCAAGAAAAAGAAATTACAGCCACTTTTTTTGTTTCTGCAGCTTGGGCAGAACGATATCCTGAGTTAATTGAAAGAATCATCGATGATGGTCATGAAGTTGGTAACCACGGGTATCGTTATGAAAACTATACGTCGTGGGATGATGACAAAATCAAAAAAGACATTCGAAATTCTGACCAAATTCTACAGGAGCTCACAAGCGAGAAACTCTCTTTGTTACGCCCACCAAACGGACAATTTGATAAAAGAGTGCTTTCTATAGCAGACTCGCTTGACTACTCCGTCGTTCATTGGAGTGTAAATGGGAAAGATTATGAAAATCCAGGCGTTGATGTCATTGTAGATAATATTGTTAGTTCGACTAATAGCGGAGATGTTCTACTTCTTCACGCTTCTGACTCAGCAAAGCAGACTCATGAAGCCCTTCCCATTATTATTGAAAAACTAACAAATGACGGTTTTTCTTTTGTAACAGTAAGTGAACTCATGTCAGGTGCAGATACGGAGACAGAACAAATAAATTAA
- the sigW gene encoding RNA polymerase sigma factor SigW: protein MDAIVKRIINDVKNGDQQAFSELVELYKDKVYQISYRMVGNVHEAQDIAQEAFLRAYTNLDSFDTSKKFSTWLFRIATNLSIDRLRKRKPDFYLEETIKGSEGLTVESQIAAEQELPEDQLVMMEMQEWIQAEINELPPKYRSAIILKYIEDLSLKEISDILNLPISTVKTRVHRGREALRKRLGKR, encoded by the coding sequence ATGGATGCAATAGTAAAACGAATAATCAATGATGTAAAAAATGGAGATCAGCAAGCTTTTTCAGAATTAGTGGAGTTATATAAAGATAAAGTTTATCAAATATCATACCGGATGGTCGGAAATGTACATGAAGCGCAAGATATTGCACAAGAAGCTTTTCTTCGTGCTTATACAAACCTAGATAGCTTTGATACATCAAAGAAATTTTCCACCTGGCTTTTTCGAATTGCAACAAATCTTTCGATAGACAGGTTGAGAAAGCGAAAACCCGACTTTTATCTAGAAGAAACAATAAAAGGGAGTGAAGGGCTAACCGTTGAATCCCAAATTGCAGCAGAACAAGAATTACCAGAAGACCAATTGGTCATGATGGAAATGCAAGAGTGGATACAAGCAGAAATTAACGAACTTCCCCCGAAATATCGTTCAGCGATTATTTTAAAGTATATTGAGGACTTATCATTAAAAGAAATAAGCGACATCTTAAATTTACCAATATCTACTGTAAAAACACGTGTTCATCGAGGTAGAGAAGCGTTAAGAAAAAGATTAGGCAAAAGGTAG
- a CDS encoding anti-sigma factor, translated as MSCENKYVNLIDKYIDNEIDENEKKELMEHLSTCSDCHERYIELKKAIAFIQSASHISAPSNFTESVMSQLPRKKKVVTWKKWMQRHPFLVAASIFFLMMSFSVNSIWSHSDELMVTGAANLKIDKERGAVIVPEGEVVEGDLVVRNGTLEVEGEVRGNVLLINSEQYLASAGTVSGEIEEVNQVLDWIWYHIKHFFIEVVSVFNEKE; from the coding sequence ATGAGCTGCGAAAATAAGTATGTAAATTTAATCGACAAATATATAGATAATGAAATTGATGAAAATGAAAAGAAAGAGTTAATGGAACACTTATCGACATGTTCAGACTGTCATGAAAGATATATAGAATTGAAAAAAGCGATCGCGTTTATTCAAAGTGCTTCTCATATTAGTGCGCCTTCTAACTTTACGGAAAGCGTCATGAGTCAATTACCGAGGAAAAAGAAAGTGGTCACATGGAAAAAGTGGATGCAACGACACCCATTTTTAGTTGCTGCTTCGATTTTCTTTTTAATGATGTCATTTAGTGTGAATTCAATTTGGTCTCATTCAGATGAACTAATGGTAACTGGGGCAGCTAATTTAAAAATCGATAAAGAACGAGGAGCAGTAATCGTCCCAGAAGGTGAAGTGGTTGAAGGGGATTTAGTGGTCCGTAATGGAACGTTAGAAGTTGAAGGTGAAGTAAGAGGAAATGTGCTACTCATCAATAGTGAACAATATTTAGCTTCAGCCGGTACGGTTTCAGGAGAAATTGAAGAAGTAAATCAGGTGTTAGATTGGATTTGGTACCATATAAAGCATTTCTTTATTGAGGTTGTTTCTGTCTTTAACGAGAAAGAGTAG
- the cdaA gene encoding diadenylate cyclase CdaA has product MFPGVDFHLLTYLGRIVDILLVTYVIYKLIMVIKGTRAVQLLKGITVILIVWFLSSFFALRTLEFIMQQVVTYGLLAIIIIFQPELRRALEQLGRGRFFSRTTAPQEEQASKSIDAIVKSANYMAKRRIGALISIERETGMTDYVETGIIMDARLTSELLINIFIPNTPMHDGAVIIKENKILAAGCYLPLSENPFISKELGTRHRAALGVSEVSDSVTLVVSEETGNISLTKNGELHRDLNEEQLRELLEQELVNESRQTTSSRWQWGGKKDE; this is encoded by the coding sequence ATGTTTCCTGGCGTCGATTTCCATCTGCTCACTTATCTTGGGCGGATTGTAGATATATTATTAGTTACGTATGTAATTTATAAGTTGATTATGGTAATAAAAGGAACAAGAGCCGTTCAGTTATTAAAAGGGATAACGGTTATTTTAATTGTGTGGTTTTTGAGTTCCTTTTTTGCCTTGCGAACACTTGAATTTATTATGCAGCAAGTCGTGACTTACGGGTTGCTAGCCATTATCATTATTTTCCAGCCAGAACTAAGACGAGCGCTTGAACAATTAGGAAGAGGAAGGTTCTTTTCAAGGACAACCGCGCCACAAGAAGAGCAAGCATCTAAATCAATTGATGCCATTGTGAAATCAGCAAACTATATGGCAAAGCGGCGAATCGGGGCTCTTATTTCAATCGAAAGAGAAACGGGAATGACCGATTATGTAGAAACAGGAATTATCATGGATGCTAGATTAACGTCTGAGTTACTTATTAATATTTTTATTCCTAATACACCAATGCACGATGGAGCTGTCATTATAAAAGAAAATAAAATTTTAGCAGCAGGTTGTTATTTGCCTCTGTCTGAAAACCCTTTTATCTCAAAAGAATTAGGAACAAGACATAGAGCAGCGTTAGGGGTAAGTGAAGTTTCTGATAGTGTGACACTAGTTGTATCTGAAGAAACAGGGAATATTTCGTTAACAAAAAATGGCGAGCTTCATCGGGATTTAAATGAAGAACAACTACGCGAGTTACTAGAGCAAGAATTAGTGAATGAATCAAGACAAACCACTTCCTCGCGTTGGCAATGGGGAGGAAAGAAAGATGAATAA
- a CDS encoding CdaR family protein, translating into MNKLFENHWFIKIISFFIALMLFLMVNQDNLNNQPSAVTPPMATSSYTLEDVQLTAYYDEDRFAITEISESVQVNLRGPQSIITLLQISRPSYEVFVDLTEREAGVHHVNIEHKGFPNELSVSIVPQFTRVVIQEKKTVSIPVEVDLVNQEEVAEGYSVGTPIVTPVNVEITAAEELIDQVAIAKAYVDVRDANETIEKAVPIKIYDHFGNELHLDVEPSVVDVRVPITSPFKTVPIKISREGTLPDGLSIDSIQYEPREVTIFGPQDVINDISLIEGIVLDLSTITENQTVQLDIPRPRGVERIEPSTVEVTIELTEEATRTIDDVPLEITGISEGYEVEIVEPTTESISVMIRGADELIERVTREELQAFIDVSQLTPGEHDIDIQLVGPQNMVFETEISIAKVVIRENEDEDE; encoded by the coding sequence ATGAATAAATTATTTGAAAATCATTGGTTTATAAAAATTATTTCTTTTTTCATTGCTTTAATGCTTTTTTTAATGGTCAATCAAGACAATTTAAACAATCAACCAAGTGCAGTGACACCACCGATGGCCACAAGTTCATATACGTTAGAAGATGTTCAGTTAACAGCTTATTATGATGAAGACCGATTTGCCATTACAGAAATATCAGAGTCTGTTCAAGTGAATTTAAGAGGACCACAAAGTATTATCACTTTGCTTCAGATTTCTAGGCCATCCTATGAGGTATTTGTTGATTTAACAGAGCGAGAAGCTGGGGTTCATCATGTAAATATTGAACATAAAGGATTTCCTAATGAGCTTTCAGTTTCGATTGTCCCGCAATTTACGAGAGTAGTGATACAAGAGAAGAAGACGGTTTCGATTCCAGTCGAGGTTGATTTAGTCAATCAAGAAGAAGTGGCAGAAGGCTATTCAGTTGGTACACCAATTGTAACGCCAGTGAATGTCGAAATTACAGCAGCAGAAGAGCTTATCGACCAAGTGGCGATAGCAAAAGCTTATGTCGATGTTCGAGATGCCAATGAAACCATCGAAAAAGCAGTACCGATAAAAATATATGACCATTTTGGCAATGAACTTCACTTAGATGTGGAACCATCTGTTGTGGACGTAAGAGTTCCAATCACCAGTCCGTTTAAAACCGTTCCAATCAAAATCTCAAGAGAAGGCACATTACCAGATGGCTTAAGTATAGATTCGATACAGTATGAACCTAGAGAAGTGACAATATTTGGACCACAAGATGTAATCAATGACATCTCACTCATTGAAGGAATTGTCCTCGATTTAAGTACGATCACAGAAAACCAAACGGTTCAATTAGATATCCCAAGACCACGAGGAGTGGAACGGATTGAACCAAGTACCGTAGAAGTAACAATCGAATTAACGGAAGAAGCGACCCGAACAATAGATGACGTGCCACTTGAAATTACAGGCATTTCAGAGGGGTATGAAGTGGAGATTGTTGAACCAACAACGGAATCGATTAGTGTGATGATTCGTGGTGCTGATGAATTGATAGAAAGAGTAACAAGAGAAGAACTACAAGCTTTTATTGATGTTAGCCAGCTTACACCTGGCGAACATGATATTGATATTCAACTAGTCGGACCACAAAATATGGTGTTTGAAACTGAGATTTCAATAGCGAAAGTCGTTATTCGAGAAAATGAAGACGAAGACGAATAG
- the glmM gene encoding phosphoglucosamine mutase gives MGKYFGTDGVRGIANTELTPEMAFKLGRAGGYVLTRNTKKPKVLIGRDTRISGEMLEGALVAGLLSIGAEVMRLGVISTPGVAFLTKALSAQAGVMISASHNPVADNGIKFFGPDGFKLLDSQEQEIENLLDQEDSLPRPVGADLGQVNDYFEGGQKYLQFLKQTVQDDFSGLHIAIDCAHGAASSLAAHLFADLEADISTMGTSPNGVNINDGVGSTHPEALAEFLLEKGADVGLAFDGDADRLIAVDEKGNIVDGDQIMFICAKYMKEQGWLKHNTVVTTVMSNLGFFKALESNGIDAKKTAVGDRYVMEEMRKGGYTLGGEQSGHIIFLDHITTGDGLLSALQLVNILKATGKPLSELASEMETFPQTLVNIRVIDKQAVQSNEKVRQAIEKVESEMAGNGRVLVRPSGTEPLVRVMVEAETVELCEQYVNEIVDIVKAELGE, from the coding sequence ATGGGTAAATATTTTGGTACAGATGGAGTTCGAGGGATAGCGAATACAGAATTAACTCCAGAAATGGCCTTTAAATTAGGGCGTGCAGGAGGATATGTCCTCACGCGTAATACAAAGAAACCGAAAGTGTTAATCGGTCGTGATACAAGAATTTCTGGTGAAATGCTTGAAGGAGCACTTGTAGCTGGACTATTATCGATTGGTGCCGAAGTCATGAGATTAGGAGTCATTTCTACACCAGGTGTGGCATTTTTAACAAAAGCATTAAGTGCGCAAGCTGGGGTTATGATTTCAGCTTCGCATAACCCAGTTGCTGACAATGGCATTAAATTTTTTGGACCAGATGGATTTAAATTATTAGACTCGCAGGAACAAGAAATTGAAAATTTATTAGACCAAGAAGATTCGTTACCAAGACCAGTTGGGGCTGACCTCGGGCAAGTCAACGATTATTTTGAAGGCGGGCAAAAATATTTACAGTTTTTAAAACAAACCGTTCAAGATGATTTTTCAGGGCTACATATAGCTATTGATTGTGCTCATGGAGCCGCATCAAGTTTAGCTGCGCATTTATTTGCTGATTTAGAAGCGGATATATCAACAATGGGAACCTCTCCGAATGGGGTCAATATCAATGATGGTGTAGGTTCTACTCATCCTGAAGCATTAGCTGAATTTTTGTTAGAAAAAGGGGCAGATGTTGGTCTAGCGTTTGACGGCGATGCCGACCGCTTAATTGCGGTCGATGAGAAAGGTAACATCGTTGATGGTGACCAAATCATGTTCATTTGTGCTAAATATATGAAAGAGCAAGGGTGGCTGAAACATAATACGGTAGTTACTACAGTGATGAGTAATTTAGGCTTTTTTAAAGCGTTAGAATCGAATGGCATTGACGCGAAAAAGACAGCTGTTGGCGATCGTTATGTCATGGAAGAAATGCGCAAAGGTGGATATACTTTAGGTGGCGAACAATCCGGTCATATTATCTTTTTAGACCATATTACAACAGGTGATGGCCTTCTATCAGCCTTGCAGCTTGTTAATATATTGAAGGCGACCGGAAAACCATTATCTGAGTTAGCGAGTGAAATGGAAACTTTCCCACAAACATTAGTTAATATAAGAGTGATCGATAAACAAGCGGTGCAATCGAATGAGAAAGTACGACAAGCCATTGAAAAAGTAGAAAGTGAAATGGCTGGGAATGGCCGAGTTCTTGTCCGCCCTTCAGGAACGGAACCTCTTGTTCGTGTCATGGTCGAAGCAGAAACAGTGGAACTATGTGAACAGTACGTGAATGAAATTGTCGATATTGTGAAGGCAGAACTAGGAGAGTAA
- the glmS gene encoding glutamine--fructose-6-phosphate transaminase (isomerizing) has translation MCGIVGYIGTEDAKEILLKGLEKLEYRGYDSAGIAVVSNDGVHLFKEKGRIASLRELVDDSVEGSAGIGHTRWATHGAPSRVNAHPHQSTTSRFTIVHNGVIENYEQLKREYLSDVTFASDTDTEVIVQLVELFYKEGKTVEEAFSKVLSILKGSYATALIDEEDADKIYVGKNKSPLLIGVGDGVNVIASDAMAMLQVTNQFVELMDKEMVIVTRDSITIKTMEGTIISREPYTAELDASDIEKGTYPHFMLKEIDEQPFVIRNIISKYQGDNNEIKLDKNIRAAMAKADRVYIIAAGTSYHAGLVGKQLIENIANKPVEVHIASEFLYNMPLLSENPLFIFISQSGETADSRGVLVNIKEQGYPALTITNVPGSTLSRESDFTLHTHAGPEIAVASTKAYTAQMAVLAILAVDTARAQGIEVSFDPIQELSIVANAMETLCDQKEVYEQIARDYLSVSRNCFFIGRATDYFVCLEGSLKLKEISYIQAEGFAGGELKHGTIALIEEGTPVIALATQKHVSLSIRGNVKEVAARGASTCIISMDGCDDEGDTLVIPEVHELLTPLASVIPLQLISYYAALHRDCDVDKPRNLAKSVTVE, from the coding sequence ATGTGTGGTATTGTAGGATATATTGGAACAGAAGATGCAAAAGAGATTTTATTAAAAGGATTAGAAAAGCTTGAGTATAGAGGATATGATTCAGCAGGGATTGCAGTTGTAAGCAATGATGGTGTTCACTTATTTAAAGAAAAAGGAAGAATTGCTTCCTTACGTGAGCTAGTTGATGATTCTGTAGAAGGAAGTGCAGGTATCGGTCACACACGTTGGGCAACACATGGAGCACCAAGTCGTGTAAATGCGCATCCACATCAAAGCACTACATCTAGATTTACAATTGTTCATAATGGTGTAATTGAAAACTATGAACAATTAAAAAGGGAGTATTTATCCGACGTCACATTTGCCAGTGATACAGATACAGAAGTCATCGTGCAATTAGTGGAGCTCTTTTATAAAGAAGGAAAGACAGTCGAAGAAGCATTCAGTAAAGTGCTATCTATCCTAAAAGGCTCATACGCAACAGCATTAATCGATGAAGAAGATGCTGATAAAATTTATGTCGGCAAAAATAAAAGTCCACTATTAATTGGTGTTGGCGACGGGGTTAACGTTATTGCAAGTGATGCAATGGCCATGCTTCAAGTAACGAATCAATTTGTAGAGTTAATGGATAAAGAAATGGTGATTGTCACTCGTGATTCCATTACGATTAAAACGATGGAAGGCACGATCATTTCAAGAGAACCTTATACTGCTGAACTAGATGCTAGTGACATTGAAAAAGGGACGTATCCGCATTTTATGCTGAAGGAAATTGATGAACAACCGTTTGTCATCCGTAATATCATCTCGAAATATCAAGGAGATAACAATGAGATCAAACTTGATAAAAACATTCGTGCTGCGATGGCGAAAGCGGACAGAGTTTATATTATTGCAGCAGGAACAAGTTACCACGCTGGCTTAGTTGGTAAACAACTAATTGAAAATATCGCAAATAAACCAGTAGAAGTTCATATTGCAAGTGAGTTTTTATACAATATGCCTCTTCTTTCTGAAAACCCACTCTTTATTTTTATCTCACAAAGTGGTGAGACTGCAGATAGCCGTGGGGTACTTGTGAATATTAAGGAGCAAGGATACCCGGCATTAACGATTACGAATGTTCCTGGTTCAACGCTTTCTAGAGAAAGTGATTTTACATTGCATACGCATGCAGGACCAGAAATTGCTGTAGCTTCAACAAAGGCATATACAGCCCAAATGGCGGTGTTGGCAATTTTAGCAGTCGATACTGCAAGAGCACAAGGAATTGAAGTTAGCTTTGACCCAATTCAAGAGCTAAGTATTGTTGCTAATGCGATGGAAACACTATGTGACCAAAAAGAAGTGTATGAGCAAATTGCAAGAGACTATTTATCAGTGTCTAGAAATTGCTTCTTTATTGGTCGTGCGACAGATTACTTCGTGTGCCTTGAAGGCTCATTAAAGCTAAAAGAAATCTCTTACATCCAAGCAGAAGGTTTTGCGGGTGGAGAGTTAAAACACGGTACGATTGCATTAATTGAAGAAGGAACACCAGTGATTGCATTAGCGACACAAAAGCATGTGAGCTTAAGTATTCGTGGAAATGTTAAAGAAGTAGCGGCTCGAGGAGCATCAACATGCATCATTAGTATGGATGGTTGTGATGATGAAGGAGATACGTTAGTTATTCCAGAAGTTCATGAGCTATTAACACCGTTAGCTTCGGTGATTCCATTACAGTTGATTTCCTATTATGCTGCGCTTCACCGCGATTGTGATGTTGATAAGCCGAGAAACTTAGCGAAAAGTGTAACGGTGGAGTAG
- a CDS encoding response regulator transcription factor codes for MYRILIVEDEVSITDTLKNRLEKYGYECHTIEDFKRVLDVFEKTEPHLVIMDINLPYFDGYYWSRKIRQISTCPIMILSARMSELDQIYGIENGADDFITKPFIMDVVVAKINGQIRRTYGEYAKNAERRIVLGNTTLNLDTVRLSTPIHEEVLTVKELQLCNMFFEASPSVVTRQQLLSVIWDEEGFVEENTLTVNIKRLRNKIENIQSSLELKTIRGIGYQLMEKEE; via the coding sequence ATGTATAGAATATTAATTGTGGAAGATGAAGTAAGTATTACTGATACATTAAAAAATCGTCTTGAAAAATACGGATATGAGTGTCACACAATAGAAGATTTTAAAAGAGTTCTGGATGTTTTTGAAAAAACAGAACCGCATTTAGTTATTATGGATATAAATCTTCCCTACTTTGATGGATATTACTGGTCAAGAAAAATAAGGCAGATATCTACATGTCCAATTATGATTCTGTCTGCTCGAATGAGCGAACTAGATCAAATATATGGTATTGAAAATGGTGCAGATGATTTTATCACTAAGCCTTTTATAATGGATGTCGTAGTAGCAAAAATCAATGGGCAAATTCGACGTACATATGGAGAGTATGCAAAAAACGCAGAACGACGAATAGTACTGGGGAATACCACCTTGAACTTGGACACAGTACGTTTATCTACACCGATACATGAGGAAGTATTGACGGTAAAAGAGCTCCAGCTATGTAATATGTTTTTTGAAGCATCTCCAAGTGTTGTAACCAGACAGCAGCTACTTTCTGTTATATGGGATGAAGAAGGATTTGTAGAAGAAAATACACTCACAGTGAATATTAAAAGATTGCGAAACAAAATAGAAAACATCCAATCCTCTTTAGAATTAAAAACTATTCGAGGAATTGGTTATCAATTAATGGAGAAAGAAGAATGA